The following proteins come from a genomic window of Micromonospora zamorensis:
- the mtrB gene encoding MtrAB system histidine kinase MtrB: MSTTPPPSPSTPARRPSAGGEVWRAVSGRVARVVARVHQTWRRSLQVRVVTITLVASSLLVGGFAFLIADKITTILLDSARSDVRQRVTGGASYAAKQVSLYGQPQEAQLQETIDGTVNYLAGGDPQQTSGVVVAITANDYPSEIQTRTAPSANVQQLISPELRAAVADGKVASQIRTGRLTGKSTKYLVYGSPVPTSFGQIELYYLVPLTGQDKTAADARATVVATGVALVILLGLLAALVTRLVVNPVRVAARTAQRLSAGLLDQRMVVNGEDDLALLAASFNQMATNLQRQILRLEEMSRLQRRFTSDVSHELRTPLTTVRMAADLIFAERDEFDPAVARSAELLQAELDRFEELLTDLLEISRFDAGFAMLDSEPTDLVPVVHRVVDRLAGLAERVGVPIELDLPGAPVIAEVDPRRVERILRNLVGNAVEHGEARPVLITLGADETAVAITVRDRGVGLKVGEEKLVFNRFWRADPSRARQTGGTGLGLSISLEDARLHGGWLEAWGAPGQGAQFRLTLPARAGDRLTTSPLRLVPADAALPFGGPRDGGPLAIGPGTGGAVAIGPAPTGDGQRAEVRS; the protein is encoded by the coding sequence GTGTCGACCACGCCCCCACCCTCCCCGAGCACGCCTGCCCGCCGGCCCAGCGCCGGCGGGGAGGTCTGGCGTGCGGTGAGCGGCCGGGTCGCCCGCGTGGTGGCCCGGGTGCACCAGACCTGGCGGCGCTCGCTCCAGGTGCGGGTCGTGACCATCACGCTGGTCGCGTCCAGTCTGCTGGTCGGCGGTTTCGCGTTCCTGATCGCCGACAAGATCACCACCATCCTGCTCGACAGCGCCCGCAGCGACGTCCGGCAGAGGGTGACCGGCGGCGCCAGCTATGCCGCCAAGCAGGTCTCGCTCTACGGCCAGCCGCAGGAGGCGCAGCTCCAGGAGACCATCGACGGCACTGTCAACTACCTCGCCGGTGGCGACCCTCAGCAGACCAGCGGGGTGGTGGTGGCGATCACGGCCAACGACTATCCCAGCGAGATCCAGACGCGCACCGCGCCCTCCGCGAACGTCCAACAGCTGATCAGCCCGGAGCTGCGGGCCGCGGTCGCCGACGGCAAGGTCGCCAGCCAGATCCGCACCGGCCGGCTCACGGGGAAGTCCACCAAATACCTCGTGTACGGGTCGCCGGTGCCCACCAGCTTCGGCCAGATCGAGCTCTACTATCTGGTGCCGCTGACCGGGCAGGACAAGACCGCCGCCGACGCCCGAGCCACAGTGGTGGCCACCGGGGTCGCCCTGGTGATCCTGCTCGGGCTGCTCGCGGCGCTGGTCACCCGACTGGTGGTCAATCCGGTCCGGGTCGCCGCGCGCACCGCCCAGCGGCTCTCCGCCGGGCTGCTCGACCAGCGGATGGTGGTCAACGGCGAGGACGACCTCGCCCTGCTGGCCGCCTCGTTCAACCAGATGGCCACCAACCTGCAACGGCAGATCCTGCGCCTGGAGGAGATGTCCCGGCTGCAGCGCCGCTTCACCTCGGACGTCTCGCACGAGCTGCGTACCCCGCTGACCACGGTCCGGATGGCCGCTGACCTGATCTTCGCCGAGCGCGACGAGTTCGACCCGGCGGTGGCGCGCAGCGCCGAGCTGCTCCAAGCCGAGCTGGACCGGTTCGAGGAGCTGCTCACCGACCTGTTGGAGATCAGCCGGTTCGACGCCGGTTTCGCCATGCTGGATTCCGAGCCGACCGACCTGGTGCCGGTGGTGCACCGGGTGGTCGACCGGCTGGCCGGCCTGGCCGAGCGGGTGGGCGTCCCGATCGAGCTCGACCTTCCGGGCGCGCCGGTGATCGCCGAGGTCGACCCGCGCCGGGTCGAGCGGATCCTGCGCAACCTGGTCGGCAACGCCGTCGAGCACGGCGAGGCCCGTCCGGTGCTGATCACCCTCGGCGCCGACGAGACCGCAGTGGCGATCACCGTCCGCGACCGGGGTGTGGGGCTCAAGGTGGGCGAGGAGAAGCTGGTGTTCAACCGGTTCTGGCGGGCGGACCCGTCCCGGGCTCGGCAGACCGGTGGCACCGGCCTTGGCCTGTCGATCAGCCTGGAGGACGCCCGTCTGCACGGCGGCTGGCTGGAGGCGTGGGGTGCTCCCGGGCAGGGCGCGCAGTTCCGGCTCACTCTGCCGGCCCGCGCCGGCGATCGGCTGACCACCTCGCCGCTGCGGCTGGTGCCGGCCGACGCCGCGCTGCCCTTCGGTGGCCCTCGCGACGGTGGCCCGCTGGCCATCGGCCCGGGCACCGGCGGGGCGGTGGCGATCGGCCCGGCGCCGACCGGGGACGGACAGCGGGCGGAGGTGCGCTCATGA
- a CDS encoding LpqB family beta-propeller domain-containing protein produces the protein MRRPSLLGALGVVVLLGAGCGIPAGSDVRVDGKGGAVTGAGGFDVRRSEPPTRTAGGSDNEVFLRNFLSAAAGEPDRAYERVKAFVAPEDKSRLQDKKGSEVALNVVRLREAVYTLNSDSTTTVKITVQQLGVLRANGTLAPPVATESEYEFGLRSAALDGGANDERAGLYVLDPPNVLLLSDVALKQYFQEETIYFWSSDRSRLVPDQRYRPVAVPNERRVNEVVKWLVGGPSDWLRPGVVGLPDRTELINNATGANNRWEVNLDMSGDDQNGIDQLITQLAWSLGDLTGELELKIRNNSQPVQDLNERRNSQQLYPNAQSPQRFGVYEGAVHPLDFDGELSGMVPLAPEVNRNIVSAGLALARDQRVLAGMVVNGSSSGRYRLAVGTGVAPVSVINRSGTEYSSMSRPVWLRTVDSRADRGLVVADGQLYRFDEAARMYPVPLNLPTADVTAVAAALDGQRVAVIAGGKLYVAAVNLDGGGVSVGPPRQLATSLTGLTAVDWGREDRLVVAGSAGQQAIYEISVDGAVETPLRTDVGAKVNHLTAYPTNRVVRVPSGAYMYEANGVAYRSSPFERIEPDRVRDIAPVPAGVRPSNPSAPFFLY, from the coding sequence ATGAGACGGCCCTCTCTGCTTGGGGCACTCGGTGTGGTGGTGCTGCTCGGTGCCGGCTGCGGCATCCCGGCCGGGTCCGACGTGCGGGTGGACGGCAAGGGCGGGGCTGTGACCGGGGCCGGCGGGTTCGACGTCCGGCGCAGTGAGCCGCCGACGCGGACCGCCGGCGGCAGCGACAACGAGGTGTTCCTGCGCAACTTCCTGTCCGCCGCCGCCGGCGAGCCGGACCGGGCGTACGAGCGGGTCAAGGCGTTCGTCGCCCCGGAGGACAAGTCCCGTCTGCAGGACAAGAAGGGCAGCGAGGTCGCGCTGAACGTGGTCCGGCTGCGCGAGGCGGTCTACACCCTCAACAGCGACTCGACCACCACTGTGAAGATCACGGTGCAGCAGCTCGGTGTGCTGCGGGCCAACGGCACCCTCGCCCCGCCCGTGGCGACCGAGTCGGAATACGAGTTCGGGCTGCGCAGCGCGGCGTTGGACGGCGGCGCCAATGACGAGCGCGCCGGCCTCTACGTCCTCGACCCGCCGAACGTGCTGCTGCTCAGCGACGTCGCCCTCAAGCAGTACTTCCAGGAGGAGACGATCTACTTCTGGAGTTCCGACCGCAGCCGGCTGGTGCCCGACCAGCGCTACCGGCCGGTGGCGGTGCCCAACGAGCGCCGGGTCAACGAGGTCGTGAAGTGGCTGGTCGGCGGCCCTTCCGACTGGCTGCGCCCGGGTGTCGTCGGGCTGCCCGACCGCACCGAGCTGATCAACAATGCCACCGGCGCGAACAACCGGTGGGAGGTCAACCTGGACATGTCCGGTGACGACCAGAACGGCATCGACCAGCTGATCACCCAGCTCGCCTGGTCACTGGGCGACCTGACGGGCGAGCTGGAGTTGAAGATCCGCAACAACTCGCAGCCCGTGCAGGACCTGAACGAACGACGCAACTCCCAGCAGCTCTACCCGAACGCCCAGAGCCCACAGCGGTTCGGCGTGTACGAGGGCGCCGTCCACCCGCTCGACTTCGACGGCGAACTCAGTGGGATGGTGCCGCTGGCGCCCGAGGTCAACCGCAACATCGTCTCCGCCGGCCTCGCGTTGGCCCGGGATCAGCGGGTCCTCGCCGGGATGGTGGTCAACGGCAGCAGCAGTGGCCGGTACCGCCTCGCCGTGGGCACGGGTGTCGCGCCGGTGTCGGTCATCAACCGCAGTGGCACCGAATACTCCTCGATGAGCCGACCGGTCTGGCTGCGTACCGTAGACTCTCGTGCCGATCGCGGCCTGGTCGTGGCCGACGGACAGCTCTACCGGTTCGACGAGGCGGCGCGGATGTATCCGGTGCCGCTCAACCTGCCCACCGCTGACGTCACAGCGGTGGCCGCCGCGCTGGACGGTCAGCGGGTCGCGGTGATCGCCGGTGGAAAGCTCTACGTCGCCGCGGTCAACCTGGACGGCGGCGGCGTCTCCGTCGGGCCGCCGAGGCAACTGGCCACCTCGCTGACCGGCCTCACGGCGGTCGACTGGGGCAGGGAGGACCGACTGGTGGTGGCGGGGTCCGCAGGCCAACAGGCGATCTACGAGATCAGCGTGGACGGCGCCGTGGAGACGCCCCTACGGACCGACGTGGGTGCCAAGGTCAACCACCTGACGGCATACCCGACCAACCGCGTCGTGCGGGTCCCCAGCGGGGCCTACATGTACGAGGCGAACGGGGTGGCCTACCGCAGCAGCCCGTTCGAGCGGATCGAGCCGGACCGCGTGCGGGACATTGCCCCGGTGCCGGCCGGCGTCCGACCGAGCAACCCGTCGGCACCGTTCTTCCTCTACTGA